One window of Bacteroidota bacterium genomic DNA carries:
- the tnpA gene encoding IS200/IS605 family transposase: MSHSYTKLLIHLILVTKDREILIGAEIRDPLYSHLKNEFKLCKSTVIAINGTSNHVHLLIQIPPQIALTDLVKQVKGETSHWINSQNLMTGKFTWQPGYSAFSVGRKNADVVKEYIYNQTEHHKKTSFQEEYQLFLKVHGLIK; the protein is encoded by the coding sequence ATGTCACATTCCTATACGAAATTGCTAATACATCTTATTTTGGTCACAAAGGACCGGGAGATACTTATAGGTGCAGAAATCCGTGATCCTCTTTACAGCCATCTTAAAAATGAATTTAAACTTTGTAAAAGCACCGTAATCGCTATCAATGGAACAAGCAATCATGTTCATCTCCTTATTCAAATACCTCCTCAAATAGCATTAACGGATCTTGTAAAACAAGTAAAGGGCGAGACATCACACTGGATAAACAGTCAGAATTTGATGACTGGGAAATTCACCTGGCAACCGGGGTATAGTGCTTTTTCAGTAGGCAGGAAAAACGCTGATGTAGTCAAGGAGTATATTTATAATCAGACTGAGCATCATAAGAAGACAAGTTTCCAGGAGGAGTATCAACTCTTTTTAAAAGTGCACGGACTTATAAAATAA